TTGCATGGTCGGCTTCAATATTCCCTTAAAAATAATGATGATGGAACGGGCAAAACCGGTGGAGGTAATTTCCATGCGGGGCGTCAGATCCGTGCCGCAATCCCAGGTGGGGCCGGTCTTGATTGTCTGTCGCCGACTTATAAGGTGGTTGACCGCAAAGACTACGGCGAAAAGCGCCAGCAGCAAGGCAAGAAATATTGCCGGCGCAAAGACGGACGAAAAGTCGCCGGCCGTGATCCATCCCCCTTCCGTGTGCAAAAACGGGGCAGGAAGATTTTGGAAGATCGTAAGCTCGCCTCCAACGGCCTGAAGCGCTTGAGAAACATAGCCGGAACCAACCCCGAATAAAAGCGTCAGCGCTCCCAGCGACCACATCCCGGCAAGCATAAAGGGAGAGGATTCTCCGGCATGCTTCGCCTCGTCGCTGCGGGGACGGGCGAGAAAGATTGCGCCAAAGGCCTTGACGAAACAGGCAAGCGCAAGTCCGCCGGTAAAGGCAAGCGCGCCCGCGGCTACAACAAATATCCAGATTACCTGAGAATTCGGCGTCGCGATTCCCTGAAAGAGCGATTGGAAGGTGAGCCATTCGCTGAAAAAACCGTTGAAGGGCGGCAGCGCCGTGATGGCCATGGAACCGATCAAAAAAAGAAGCGCGGTCTGCGGCATGGATTTGATAAGGCCACCATATTCCTCCATGTTTCGGGTGTGCGTTTGATTAATCACCGAACCGGCACTGAGAAAGAGGAGCGACTTGAAGGTCGCGTGGTTTAGCGTATGGAAAAGGGAAGCGACCAAACCGAGCAGCGCGAGCGCCGGCAACTGGAGGGAAAGAAAGGTGAGGGCGCTTCCGAGACCGAGCAGGATGATCCCGATATTTTCAATGCTGTGGTAGGCCAGAAGCTTTTTGATGTCGTGCTCGGTCAAGGCGTACAGAACGCCCAGCAGCGACGAAACCGCGCCGGTGATGAGCACAACCATCCCCCACCACAAAGGAAAAGGCTGAAGAAGATCGAGAAAAACCCTGATCATCATATATATCCCGGTTTTGATCATCACGCCGGACATCAGCCCCGAGACGTGCGAAGGGGCCGCCGGGTGCGCGCCGGGGAGCCAGATATGCAGCGGGATAATGCCGGCCTTTGTGCCGAAACCGATGAGCGACAAGACGAAGACGGCGTTTTTGACGGCGCCGGGAATCGTTCCCGCCCCATTTCTGATCAGCGAAAATTCAAAAGACCCGGTAAATTTGTAAAGCAGCAGGAAGGCCGCGATGATAAAGGCGGTGCCGACATGCGTCATGACAAGGTAAAGAAAACCTGCCCGGATATTTTCCGGTTCGTGGCGATCATAGATGACGAGGAAAAAGGACGCGACCGACATGAGCTCCCAGGCGAGCAGGAAAAAAAGTCCGTTAGTCGCGGTAACCACGAGCAGCATCCCGGCGATAAAGAGATTGTAAAAAAATCCCAGCGACCCGAGGCTGTATTTGCGGTAGTAGTGCTTGACGTAGTCAATGCCGTAGAGCGAGCAGAAGAGGGCGATCAGGCAGATCACAAAAATAAAAAAGGCGGCCAGCTTGTCGATCAGAAAGGAAAACTGCAGCAGCGAAAAGGGGAAGGCGCCGATGGTAAACAAGAGCGGCCGGGCGTTAAAAAGCGACCCCAATCCGAAGAAGACTCCCCAAAGCGACCCGACTATCGCGAAAAAGCTGCTCCAGTAGTTGGCCGACTCGTCATTATTTTTCAGCAGAGCCGAGCCGAGAGCCCCCAGCAGAAATAACAGCAGCAAAACGGTAAAGCCGTTCGGCGATATGATAAATTCGTTCATGATCAGTTTGCCGCAGAGACTCTGTCCAATATTTTAACCAAATGACAGAGAATGGTTTTTGGGGAGGGCGGATCGCCCGGAATCTCGTAATCAACCGGGATGACGTTTTTAACCGCGTCCAGTACCGCGTAACTGCCCCGATAGATGCCGCCGTCAATGGCGTCATCGCCGAGCGCCACAACTATCTTGGGATCAGGCGTCGCGGCATACGCCCGCCTTACCGCCTCTGCCATGTTCCTGGTAACCGGCCCGGTAACGATCAGCATGTCAGCGTGGCGGGGCGAAGCGACAAAATGGATCCCGAACCGTTCAACATCGTAAAAAGGATTGGACAAAGCGACCAGTTCCTGCTCGGCGGCATTGTCGGAACCTGCGTCCACCTGTCTGATTGCCAGCGACCCCCGGAACAGGCGCTTCACATTTTCTTCAATCTTTCTACCGACTTCAGTAATCTCCGCCTGTTCGCAATCTGCGTGATTCAGCGAGACGATGTTATTAGGAGTGGCTATTATTTTTTTAACAAGCTTAAACATAATTGGGGGCTTCTACTCCTTCATCATTGTCATGTCAATGCTAAAAACAGCGATTTTTGGCACCCCTCCTCGCAATGACAGGGAGGGAAGATTCATAGTGTTGGGAATATTTTCATCGCATCGATGCTGAAGTGATCCGGATTCCATTTGCATTCAGTGATATCAACTTGGTCGCGGCTTCTGGCCACGACCAAAACAATTTCCCGTCCATCGACGTCGCGCCAGTACCAGTCTGGAATATGCAGGGACCTTGGTAATGAGAAGAAAATGGTATTATGTTTCCGGAATACTAACATCCCGTAAGAGATAATTGCGAAAAGCATGTTAAGTATGATAGACGAACCATGACACGCTAACAGTAGGTAAAAATGGGAGGTTGAAGAAATGCCGCAGACAGTGGAAGCCTTTTATCATGACGGGATTGTCGAGTTGCAACAGAAGCCTTCCGGCATCCGGCAAGCCAGAGCGCTTGTAGTTTTTTTGGATACCGAGGAAGCGCCGCAACGTCATGCAGTGGACATGGGCAAGGTAAGTGCAAAAAAGAGCGCCGTTGACAAGTGGATAGGCGTTATCGAAGGAGCCGAACTGGGAGACTGGAAGGCCGAGCGTAGAGTTGCCATAGAAGGGAAGCCCAGTGAAAGTTCTTTTTGATACAAATATCGTTCTTGATATCGCTCTGAACAGAAAGCCATTCGTGGAGCAGGCGGCGCTTTTGTGGCGGCTGGCGGAGCAGAAGGAGATAATGGCCTGTCTCTCCAATACCAGTATCACGGACATTTTTTACATTGTCCGAAAGCACGCCGGGCAAGCGAAGGCCCGCAGCTTCATTGCCGATATTCTCGATACGTTTTCGCTGGTGGATATCGACGAAGAAGGCTTTCGGGAGGCGCTTAACTCAGATATGCAAGACTTTGAGGATGCAGTGCAGTATGTGATCTTTGCGCGTAACGGATGTGATGTACTGGCGACCAGGAACAAGATTGATTTTGGCAACAGACCCAACGTCGTTGACCCTGCCGAGTTAATCGAGCAGATCAATGCAGAAGGCGCTTAAATAACCGGCACTATCAGTCTTCTCAAGTTTTTTTCAATATCGCTGGGAGCGCTGGCGCGCGGAGCACGCCGCCTATACTGAGCAAATTTGGTTAATCAGGGACATAATGCCGATTTATAAGTAAATTATATAAGCATTGTTTAGTCGATAAAGCGTATTATGTCCCCGGAATATCCTCGATCTATCGCGGCCCTTCGCTGACTGAAGAGGACTCAAGAGAATCATGCAAGCCTTCGGGATTGCAGATGTAAACATCTAAGCTGGAGATCATTTTATGATACCCAGGGATGGAAATGGGGTAGACAAGGTAGTTGTTGCCATATGCGGATGCAAGTGATTGCCGTCCGTAGGATTTCGCAGGAGATATGTAAGCTATTTGTCGAATGATTTTATAAACTGAGCAGGGGTTAGAATCCGGATGCTCTGGTAGGCGCCGATATTCAGCAGGTAGGGGTCGCCGGAAATGATGTGGCTGGCGCCGGCAACGACTGCGCAGGAAATGAACTTGTCGTCATCAGGATCATCAGTTACAACAGAAACGGCCTTAACGGGTTGCATAAACTTATCCTTTGACGTTTGCATTTCCGGCTAAAAACCCTGATTGATTCGGTGGGCATTGACAATTATGGAGCTTTCTTTGGCTTGTCTGAATATCTCATTCAATTCAACAACTGTGATCGCGCCGGATTCAATAATATCTTTCAAAACATTCCCCGGACCAACAGAGGGCAATTGGTTTACATCGCCAACCAAAATTAATGTTGCGTTGACAGGAACAGCCTTCAAAAGGTGATGCATAAGGATAATGTCAATCATGGAGGCTTCATCAATTATAAGAATATCGCAATCCAACGGGGTTTCTTCATTCTTCTGAAATCCTCCCTTCCTCATATTGAATTCCAGAAGGCGATGGATAGTCTTTGCTTCATGTCCTGTAGATTCGG
The sequence above is drawn from the Syntrophales bacterium genome and encodes:
- a CDS encoding PIN domain-containing protein yields the protein MKVLFDTNIVLDIALNRKPFVEQAALLWRLAEQKEIMACLSNTSITDIFYIVRKHAGQAKARSFIADILDTFSLVDIDEEGFREALNSDMQDFEDAVQYVIFARNGCDVLATRNKIDFGNRPNVVDPAELIEQINAEGA